From a single Streptomyces rubradiris genomic region:
- a CDS encoding SDR family oxidoreductase has translation MSDQRGDRPDPVTQHARPDFPSQDQPHPGWTGPMDPPPDHGEESYRGAGRLDGLRTVITGGDSGIGRAVALAFAREGADVLFTYLAEEQDEARETARLVEDAGRKAVAVSCDIRDEDNCRALIARAVDEFGSIDVLVNNAAYQMSQPDGIEAISTEQFDRVLRTNLYGMFWLTKFALPHIPAGGCVLNTTSVQAYQPSPHLLDYAMTKGAIVTFTHGLAQMVAERGIRVNAVAPGPVWTPLIPATLPDTAEFGKQSPLGRPAQPAELAPAYVYLASPQASYITGEILNATGGTPLP, from the coding sequence GTGTCGGACCAGCGCGGTGACCGGCCCGATCCGGTCACCCAGCACGCCCGCCCCGACTTCCCCTCCCAGGACCAGCCCCACCCGGGATGGACCGGCCCCATGGACCCGCCGCCCGACCACGGCGAGGAGTCCTACCGCGGCGCCGGCCGGCTCGACGGGCTGCGGACCGTGATCACGGGAGGGGACTCCGGCATCGGACGGGCGGTGGCGCTCGCCTTCGCCCGCGAGGGTGCCGACGTGCTGTTCACCTACCTCGCCGAGGAACAGGACGAGGCACGCGAGACCGCCCGCCTGGTGGAGGACGCCGGCCGCAAGGCGGTCGCCGTGTCCTGCGACATCAGGGACGAGGACAACTGCCGCGCCCTGATCGCGCGGGCGGTCGACGAGTTCGGCAGCATCGACGTCCTCGTCAACAACGCCGCCTACCAGATGTCCCAGCCGGACGGCATCGAGGCCATCAGCACCGAGCAGTTCGACCGGGTGCTGCGGACGAACCTGTACGGCATGTTCTGGCTGACCAAGTTCGCCCTGCCGCACATCCCGGCCGGCGGCTGTGTCCTCAACACCACGTCCGTACAGGCATACCAGCCCAGCCCGCACCTGCTGGACTACGCGATGACCAAGGGCGCCATCGTCACCTTCACCCACGGGCTGGCCCAGATGGTCGCCGAGCGGGGCATCCGGGTCAACGCGGTCGCGCCGGGCCCGGTGTGGACCCCGCTGATCCCCGCGACCCTGCCCGACACCGCGGAGTTCGGCAAGCAGAGCCCGCTCGGCCGCCCGGCCCAGCCCGCCGAGCTGGCGCCGGCCTACGTCTACCTCGCCTCCCCCCAGGCGAGCTACATCACCGGCGAGATCCTCAACGCGACCGGCGGCACCCCGCTGCCCTGA